The DNA window GGACGACAGCGGCTGGGTGCACTGGAGCGAACTGCTCAGCTTCGACACCCAGATCGACACTCACGTCTCCGCGCACGTGCTGGAGTTCTCCCAGGAGGAGGGCATCGACCCGCGCGAACTCGACGTGCGAGTGTGGTTCGACGACATCACGATTCACGACCCGAACGGCATCGAGATCCCGCTTGCGCAATTCATCGAGGGCGGAGTGCGCTGGTGGAAGGCGCATGACGCGGGCGATCCGCGGACCATGCGCGCGGGAATCGTGCCGCAGCTCTGACGTCGTCGAGATCGGCGACCGCACACCCGTCACCGAGTATGCGGTCGGGTCTACGCGCCCGAGCCCACCGGGCAACTGACGCCGGTGGCATGCACCGGGCAATAACCGCCGGGATTCTTGGCCAGATACTGCTGGTGGTAGCTCTCGGCGTAGTAGAAGCCGGGCAGCGTATCCGTCTCGGTCGATCCCGGCAGTTCGGTGATCTCCGTGGTGATTTCGCCAAAGCCCGCCGCCGCCAGTCGCTCGCCGTAGGCCTGTGCGGTGCGGTGCGCGAGCTGCGCCTGTGCCGGATCGATGGTAAAGATCGCCGAACGGTACGGGGTGCCGCGATCGTTGCCCTGACGCATGCCCTGGGTCGGATCGTGGTTCTCCCAGAACTGCTGCAGCACACCGGCGTAGTCGATGACGGCCGGATCGAACACGATCAGCACCGATTCGGTGTGTCCGGTCCGCCCGCTACAGACCTCTTCGTAGGTCGGATTCGGCGTGTACCCGCCGACGTACCCGACCGCGGTCGTATAGACCCCGTCGAGCTCCCAGAACTCCTTCTCCGCACCCCAGAAACAACCCATCGCCACCACACCGACCTGCAGACTTTCCGGAAATGGCGGATGGATCGGATGACCGTTTACATAATGGGTATCCGACACCAGGATGGGGTCGGGACGACCGGGCAGCGCCTGTTCGGGCGTCACCATGACCGGTTGTGGAAGGCGGACCCTGCCGACTAGTTCGTCGTACCAGGACATGGTTCGATCCTAGTCTCCCCCCGCCTCTCCGCGTCTTCTGCCGGTCGTAGGTGCCGAGGACGTATCGTCGCGGACCGGTGGTCGAGTTGTTGGTCGAGTTTTGGACGTAGACAACGAGTTACCCATGTGCTCACGAAATCAGTCGACCGGTAGCGACGACGAGCAAACAGCCAAGGCACGGCAGACAGACCAGGAATGCAGGGGTACACAGCCCGGTTGGAACCGATCGGGTGTACGAATGATGGTTGAGTGTGCCCGAAGACGAGGGCGCACCCAGCCCGACATTAGGAAGGGACATCGTGGCTGAGTACACGTTGCCAGATCTGGATTACGACTACAGCGCCCTGGAGCCCCATATCTCCGGGCAGATCAACGAGATTCATCATTCCAAGCACCACGCTGCCTACGTCGCCGGCGTCAACGCGGCACTGGAGAAGCTCGAGGCCGCGCGTGAGGCGGGCGACCACGCCGCCATCTTCCTGAACGAGAAGAACCTGGCCTTCCACCTGGGCGGCCACGTCAACCACTCGATCTGGTGGAAGAACCTCTCCCCCAACGGTGGCGACAAGCCGGTCGGCGAGCTGGCCGCCGCGATCGACGACCAGTTCGGTTCGTTCGACAAGTTCCGCGCGCAGTTCACCGCCGCGGCCAACGGTCTGCAGGGCTCCGGCTGGGCGGTGCTCGGCTATGACACCCTCGGCCAGAAGCTGCTCACCTTCCAGCTCTACGACCAGCAGGCCAACGTGCCGCTCGGCATCATCCCGCTGCTGCAGGTCGACATGTGGGAGCACGCCTTCTACCTGCAGTACAAGAACGTCAAGGCGGACTACGTGACCGCGTTCTGGAACGTCGTCAACTGGGACGACGTCCAGGAGCGCTTCGCCCGCGCCGTCGGCCAGGCCAAGGGCCTGATCTTCGGCTGAATCTGACCCGCCTTCGGGCCCGCGAACCCGCCATCCGTGGCGACCCGTTCGCGGGCCCGTTGTGTTTCGAACCCTTGCCGTGTCCGATTAGCACTCTTTGGTACTTGTGTGCCAGGTGAGTTCTAGCGCATTCTCGGGAATCCACAGTTCGAGGACGGGCAACGCCGCCCCCGGTCTCATGACGGGAGGCATCATGCATACGAACGGCCCCATCGGCATCACGCCGTTCCAGGCCCGCGGATCGTTGCGGGGGTTCGTCATCTCCGGGCGCTGGCCCGATACCACCAAGGAATGGGCACAGGTTCTGGTGCTCGCCGTGCGGGTGGCCTCGTTTCCTGGATTGCTGACGACCTCGACGGTATTCGGCGTGCGTGAGGAGCTACCGGACGATCCCGCGCCCGGCACTGTGGGCCTGGTCCTCGCCGAGGGCCCGGTGCTCGGCGAGCAGGCACTCGCACCCGGCCGGTTTGCCGACCATGTGCCACCGGCCCTGCTGATGCTGCATCCGCCCTCGGAGACCCGGCCGTCACTGCCGGAATGCATCGGCGCGGCATCGGGGTGTGTGTTGCTGCCCGGGGTTCCGCATCTGGGTCTGGAGCACCGCGCGGCCTGGGCCGAGGCCGAATCCGACGGCACCGTCACCTCTTTGGTCAGCCGAGTCGGATTGGATCCGATCAGTGATCCCGATACTGCGGTTCTGGCCATGCTGCTGGCCGCGTAAGGGCACCCTAAACCTATCGATAGGATCGCCAAACTTATTGTGCGCATTGCGATTTCGACAACAACGGGTTGGCGCCTGCCGGGCCGCCGGGGTACAGTCGGTGACAGCGAAGGGGAGTAGCCCGCAATCGCGTTGTCGACATACTGGTCCGCCGCCCCACGAGGGCGCGGATCCGGCAGCGTGAACCGTAGATCCGGTGGGCGAGACCTTCGGCCGAGACAACCATTTCGTTGTCGGCCGGAGGCGTCACCCGATCTCCCGGCCGACAGGCCGGAGACCCGGGAGTGCACACCATATGATCGCCACGATATTGCTGAGCGTCGGAATCGTCTTTCTCGCCGAATTGGGTGATAAATCCCAGCTGATGGCGTTGACGTTCGCGCTGCGCTACCGCTGGTGGGTGGTGCTCGGCGGCATCGCGACCGCCAGCGCCGCAGTACATCTGGTCTCGGTCGGCGTCGGATATTTCCTCGGGGCCGCGCTGCCCACCAGGGCCATCGCACTGGTCGCCGCGATCACCTTCCTGGCCGTCGGTCTGTGGACACTGCGTGAGCATTTCGGCGACGACGAAGCGGCCGAACCGAAGCCGCCGCGCTCGACCACCGCACCGTTCCTCGTGGTGCTGTCGGCATTCCTGCTCGCCGAACTCG is part of the Nocardia sp. NBC_00565 genome and encodes:
- the msrA gene encoding peptide-methionine (S)-S-oxide reductase MsrA, translated to MSWYDELVGRVRLPQPVMVTPEQALPGRPDPILVSDTHYVNGHPIHPPFPESLQVGVVAMGCFWGAEKEFWELDGVYTTAVGYVGGYTPNPTYEEVCSGRTGHTESVLIVFDPAVIDYAGVLQQFWENHDPTQGMRQGNDRGTPYRSAIFTIDPAQAQLAHRTAQAYGERLAAAGFGEITTEITELPGSTETDTLPGFYYAESYHQQYLAKNPGGYCPVHATGVSCPVGSGA
- a CDS encoding superoxide dismutase, whose amino-acid sequence is MAEYTLPDLDYDYSALEPHISGQINEIHHSKHHAAYVAGVNAALEKLEAAREAGDHAAIFLNEKNLAFHLGGHVNHSIWWKNLSPNGGDKPVGELAAAIDDQFGSFDKFRAQFTAAANGLQGSGWAVLGYDTLGQKLLTFQLYDQQANVPLGIIPLLQVDMWEHAFYLQYKNVKADYVTAFWNVVNWDDVQERFARAVGQAKGLIFG
- a CDS encoding peptidase — protein: MHTNGPIGITPFQARGSLRGFVISGRWPDTTKEWAQVLVLAVRVASFPGLLTTSTVFGVREELPDDPAPGTVGLVLAEGPVLGEQALAPGRFADHVPPALLMLHPPSETRPSLPECIGAASGCVLLPGVPHLGLEHRAAWAEAESDGTVTSLVSRVGLDPISDPDTAVLAMLLAA